TTCTTACAGACTAGGGGAAGTTCCTCAACAATACTTCTATGCGCTCCCCAATCACTTTTCCAACGAGTAGGAACTATACCTAATATTTTCGGAGTCGGTTTCAATCTCAGCCGCTTGCAGTTGAAATAGTACCACTCAATCATCGCCGCAGCACTTTGAGAAGCCTTGTATTCAGGTTGAATGGGAATTAACACGTGGCTAGAAGCTGCAAGAGCAGTCAGTGGTAAAGGCTCTAATGTTGCAGGACAATCGATAATTACAAAATCGTGAGATAAGGGATAATCACTCAACCGATCTGCAAGAGTATAAGCTCCACGCAGATCCTTTGAAACTTCCCGAATTGTTTCGTGTAATTCTTTTCCGCCTTTACAAACTTGAATTTTGTCAATCTTACCTTGCCAAGCTGTAACTAAAGGCCAGTTCCCATTGAAATCTGGGTGGTAAACATTAGCCATTGTTCCCTGAGTTTTAAATTCTCCTAATCCGCAAAATAATGTCAATGATTCGTTAGGATCGATGTCTAATAGTGCCACTGAATAGCCACGAACACCCAATTCATACGCAAGATTGTATGAAATAGTACTTTTCGCCACTCCTCCAGCGTTTGTCTCAATCGAAAGGGTCAAATTGGCAGGCATAATTTTTTCTCTTTCTTGATTACTATATTTCCGACTCCCAGTCATGAGATAACGTTATATCAGTTTGTGCAAAGAATTTTGAGATAATGTTATATCATTTTTCTGATTTCTCTAACAAGGATTGCTATCAACACAGATGTTGACTGCAAGTAATATCGACCTAGCGACACAGATTGCCCAGCGTGGAATTGTACACAAAAAGAAATATACACCGTCCAAGAGATATTCACTCAGCACTTGCTCAATCAAACAGTTCCGTAG
This is a stretch of genomic DNA from Nostoc sp. KVJ3. It encodes these proteins:
- a CDS encoding ParA family protein encodes the protein MPANLTLSIETNAGGVAKSTISYNLAYELGVRGYSVALLDIDPNESLTLFCGLGEFKTQGTMANVYHPDFNGNWPLVTAWQGKIDKIQVCKGGKELHETIREVSKDLRGAYTLADRLSDYPLSHDFVIIDCPATLEPLPLTALAASSHVLIPIQPEYKASQSAAAMIEWYYFNCKRLRLKPTPKILGIVPTRWKSDWGAHRSIVEELPLVCKNLGIQYFSPIRESADILNASGRGLPLGIYRPGKEARGDFMPIVDALVNELKLIRG